One region of Pseudomonas sp. B21-040 genomic DNA includes:
- the rpmE gene encoding 50S ribosomal protein L31 produces MKADIHPTYEITAVTCSCGNKFETRSNLAKPLAIDVCNECHPFYTGKQKTLDTGGRVQRFADRFGAFGKKAPAAAE; encoded by the coding sequence ATGAAAGCCGATATCCATCCAACATACGAAATCACCGCAGTTACCTGCAGCTGTGGCAACAAGTTCGAAACTCGTTCGAACCTGGCCAAGCCTCTGGCGATCGACGTATGCAACGAGTGCCACCCGTTCTACACCGGTAAGCAGAAGACTCTGGATACTGGCGGTCGTGTACAGCGCTTCGCAGACCGTTTCGGCGCTTTCGGCAAGAAAGCTCCAGCTGCTGCAGAGTAA
- a CDS encoding thermonuclease family protein → MGFSLLLKKASLAGAFFVSAIWLSGAQAFCPTPSELESVTVQRVVDGDTLRLSDGRSVRMIGLNTPELGKQGRSDEPFAVVARKRLEALVAASDGRVGLLPGKESKDHYGRTLAHVYGADGANLEAQMLAEGLGFQVAVAPNVDLVSCQQAAERSARQAGLGIWRQSPVLKAEQIEASGFAVLSGRVSKVQRNRGGVWIELQDSVVLRVAPNMLNRFDVAALETLQGAQIEARGWVQDRSRRGGLKPGQARWLLPLTDPSMLQATP, encoded by the coding sequence ATGGGCTTTTCCTTGCTGTTGAAAAAGGCGTCCCTCGCGGGCGCCTTTTTTGTGTCCGCGATTTGGCTGTCAGGCGCCCAGGCGTTCTGCCCGACGCCGAGCGAGCTGGAGTCGGTCACCGTGCAGCGGGTCGTGGATGGCGACACCTTGCGCCTGAGCGATGGCCGCAGTGTGCGCATGATTGGTTTGAATACGCCTGAGCTGGGCAAACAGGGCCGCTCCGACGAGCCGTTTGCCGTGGTTGCGCGCAAACGCCTTGAAGCGCTGGTGGCTGCCAGCGATGGACGCGTCGGTTTGCTGCCGGGTAAAGAAAGCAAGGACCATTACGGTCGCACGCTGGCCCATGTCTATGGCGCCGACGGTGCCAATCTCGAAGCACAGATGCTCGCCGAAGGCCTCGGTTTTCAAGTGGCGGTGGCACCCAATGTTGATTTGGTCAGCTGTCAGCAAGCTGCTGAACGCAGTGCACGTCAGGCCGGGCTTGGTATATGGCGGCAATCCCCTGTACTGAAAGCGGAGCAGATCGAGGCTTCCGGGTTCGCCGTGCTCAGCGGTCGTGTGAGCAAGGTTCAGCGCAATCGCGGCGGGGTTTGGATCGAGTTGCAGGATTCGGTTGTATTGCGCGTTGCACCCAATATGCTCAACAGGTTCGATGTCGCGGCGCTGGAAACGCTTCAAGGCGCGCAAATTGAGGCGCGTGGCTGGGTCCAGGACCGCTCGCGTCGCGGTGGATTGAAACCCGGGCAAGCACGCTGGCTTCTGCCGCTGACGGATCCTTCGATGCTGCAAGCGACGCCATAA